The following coding sequences are from one Arachis hypogaea cultivar Tifrunner chromosome 7, arahy.Tifrunner.gnm2.J5K5, whole genome shotgun sequence window:
- the LOC112702729 gene encoding uncharacterized protein encodes MQALTLSKRLSTSKPLFRISPNLVASTTSSSTTSPPPSSPISAADSGSSCHPLALLSLLRAPRSATQSLRTGVSGSDVRDTNLAGGQVRAYEVLKLYRPCYGTGIATFKVQPHGAAGYATATTTGDSIQRKERDSGLRNVGPKTKREQLLKATALVPLLLIFPNAYSMLAANLFVFWHISAGIEEILADYVHHEMTRNYVVIAFKLFLIIAMKDVFLKFVFV; translated from the exons atgcaGGCTCTGACCCTGAGCAAGAGGCTCTCTACATCCAAGCCTCTCTTCAGAATCTCTCCCAACCTCGTCGCTTCAACCACCTCCTCTTCCACCACCTCTCCGCCACCTTCGTCACCGATCTCCGCCGCAGATAGCGGCTCCTCCTGCCATCCCTTGGCTCTCCTCAGCTTACTCCGCGCTCCCAGGTCTGCTACCCAAAGCCTCCGAACTGGTGTCTCTGGATCTGAC GTTAGAGATACGAATCTCGCTGGAGGCCAAG TGCGCGCTTATGAG GTTCTGAAACTTTATCGCCCCTGTTATGGAACCGGAATAGCAACTTTCAAG GTTCAGCCTCACGGTGCTGCTGGTTATGCCACTGCTACTACTACGGGCGATAGCATCCAGAG GAAGGAGCGAGACAGTGGATTGAGGAATGTAGGTCCGAAGACAAAGAGAGAGCAGCTGCTAAAAGCCACTGCACTTGTCCCACTTCTTTTGATATTCCCGAACGCCTATTCCATGCTCGCAGCGAATCTCTTTGTATTTTGGCACATAAGTGCTGGTATTGAAGAGATTTTGGCTGATTATGTCCACCATGAGATGACCCGAAATTACGTCGTGATTGCTTTCAAATTGTTCCTGATAATTGCAATGAAGGATGTGTTCCTGAAATTCGTATTTGTATAA